The Toxotes jaculatrix isolate fToxJac2 chromosome 14, fToxJac2.pri, whole genome shotgun sequence genomic interval aAAATTAATGAGAACACTCCTGCGTTCAAATCACACCCCTCCCTTTTAAACTTGATGCTCTTCAGAAAAGAGTGGTTTCTAACTTAACAATAGGTATTACTACCCCCTAATCTCCTGAaactaaagaaaagaaaaatctcaatCCATTTCTTTTTGGTGTTGTAGTATCTGTATGTAaaacatgtgggtggctctATGGAAGAATGATGAAGGCATAAAGAAAGCCTGCCAGTGTAAACAAAGGTGTCTAGGTGCCTCTTCTGCATTCACATGCAAACAAAGCAGGAGTTTTCCGTATTGTAAGATAGTTGACAGTCAGACTAGATAGGTGAGGATAGATATTTGGTTTGAGTTtcatccaaacaaaaaaaaacatcacctcCTTGAAAGGTCATCTAATTTAATAAATCAGTGACTACGCATATctccctcttctgttttttgctGGTGGGGGGTAATAAAAGGTAAATTATGTTCAGTTATTTTAAATTATACTGTCGTACACAGACAAAAGGAGACAAGAGAAGGAAGTTAGTTGCAGCATGTGTCTGCTCAATAATCTGCTGGATAGTAAAAGAGCCAGACAGTCTGCTGCCCTTggggcttttgttttgttttttaagatcTGAATGAAGGAAACACATTGATGGAGGACATGTCACTTCAAAGAGAGCAActtaaaagatgttttttctcACCAAAAATTTGAATTGGTTCTACCAGCTCAGATGAGGAGGACCAGTGCTGCTAATCACTGTTTTTAAGGAACAAGAGGCATTGAATTTGGGAGGTCCCAATATGATTTGTGTGACAGCTTTCTGAGAATTTCACATTGCCTATACTTAAATGCGGTTTACTGCTAATGCTAATGATCTAGTTCAGTATGTTAGAGAATTCCTGTTGTCTGAGGAGGCAGCCAGATAAGTCAAATTGCTTGTGACTATGACAGGCAGCCCTCTGTAATGTGTGAGGCAAGCACATGTGTTTTACTAGTCACTAGCCGATAACGCATTATTCGCATCTGTCTAAATTTCTACGGTGGAGTCAGATAGCAAAGAGACATTTATTTCACGTTACCACATTAAACCAAACATATTTTAGCTTGTGAGATCAGATAATAACTGAGATCCCACTGAGTGTAATCTGAGCTACTCCTGAACTCAAAGCATTTCTGTGTTAATCCAGGATTCCCACTCTGTATCTGACAAACTGGCTCATTACAATGCTATGGATGTGAGAAAGTCAGCAGCGGCCAGAGTCTCTGTCCCAGGACAGAAAGACCTAAGAGGTTTTGTATACCCAACTGAGCCACATCCTATTTAAGACCACAGCTAACTGCAGCTGTGCTAGAGGTTGGAAGACCTCCAAGGTATTTGCACCAGTTCCCACTACTGTGAGGAGcggggcagacagacagacagacacagacagacagacagacagacagaatggAAGCATGTGCGGAAATGAAATCGAGACGGTGcaagataaaaataaagttgaaaaaaaGGGATTAAATGTCTCAATACAGACAGGGCAATGAAGAAGGAAAATGGGGCACTGAAGATCATAGTAgtagtgtgtgtgaatgtgctcGAGTCAGGGACACATGCAAGGAGGGGTATGTTGACTTTTCCAGGCAGCGCTTCAGGGTAAATTGATAGCACACACGTGAGGACTTGGCACAGTGAGAGCATAAAAAAAGCATAAACACTGCACACTCTTTGCTGAAGGGAAgaaccttctttttttctctatatctccttcttccttttttacCTCTTCTCTATATGTTTCAACTGCTGCTTTTGCCCAGTAGTGTCTTGTAGCTCATATAAAGCATGTTTCAGCATGAGCAGTTTTAGCAGGCACATTTAAACTTGtattaatacatttcatttaaaaaaagaaagaaaaatgcttAACCTCCATGCCCTCAGTCCAACAACCATACAAAACTGCATCTTCTACACagcaaatattcaaatatttgaCTTGGCAACCACCCTTATTCTGACCTCATTAGTTAAAATGAATGATGTAATAATAACGTCTTGTTCAAtttaggtcttttttttttttttttactaaaagaGGCTTACGCCACACTTGGCCCATGCTAAGTTCCAAAAATGCAGCAGCTTTGCCAGGAGGGCATGAGAGATATGATATCTCAGCTTTAGGTTTCTTTTAAACATATCACACCACAACCTATCGGAGAAGTCTCAAATTGAAAAGGGTTAGAGCTTTTAGATCTGTTAGATGGTTGTATGAAGGGGATCCTAGAAAGCTGCTGAATGGATGTAAAAGGTGGTGACCCTGACGATTGGCCAACAGGAAGAGGAATGGACCGAGAATGCCAAAGAAGGTCCCTCTCAGCACTGAGCCTGGAGAGTGCATCCAGATGTTGCTCTCATATTTTCCTACAACTCAAACTCAAACAGGCTGGGGCTGTAAAAATAACAGGGCAAACGGCCACCGTGGCCTTTCCTGCCACTGCACTGGGAGATTAGACTGCAAGtcaagcacagacagacaccgtGGCCCTtgagcaaatgtttttttttttttttgtaaaacacaatGTTAAAATAATGAAGAGAATCTGGACGTTATAACAGCCAAGAGCATAATGAGTCAAACCACAGAAGAAATAGGTGTATAGTTTTGGTGCTCAGGATAAAAATTGAGTTTTGGGTCACTAGCCATTACTATATATGGCTAAACGATTAAAAGTTTCAAGCCATTTTGAATTTCCCACAACCAAAATAGTTTTtcttgaaagagaaaaaaacataggAAATGCCACAGTTAACAGATACCTGTGCACTGCAGTTTGGCTTGTGGTAATTTCAAGCCTCGATAATACCATACTATTAAATTGTTTGTAACAAATGTGGCAGGGTCTTACCTGATACCAGAATGTCGTTGCGGAGGGCGCACACAGCGTACTCTGACTTGGTGAATTCAGGCAGTTTGGCCAGTGATTTCCACTCTCCTGTGACTGGATCGTAGCATTCAGTGTAGGGCAGGTTGAAGCCCCCCACCCTCTCACAGCCACCCACCACTACAATCACCTCAGAGTAGCCAGTTGACCTGTACAGAAGaatggtgggggggtggggggacaaGGAAAAGATGGAGCAGAAATAACAACACAGCTGAGGattttattaaaacacagacacaagaagAACATGTTTAAATTAAAAGGCTCCTTACAGGAATGTACAGACATGGTATCTAATTAAAATACTATATATCTGTAGGCTTGTACAGGCTAGGGTATGaagacataaacataaacacgcATGTCATCACTTGGAGAGATTTCTAATTAGAGAGGGTAGAAATTTGTGCCAGGCCAGGAACAGAGTGGTGGTTTCCACAGGAATAGTTTCATTTATCTTCAAGGCAAAGTTCAGTTAACAATGAAGGTATCAATCTAcggcacaaaaaaaacagacttggGAGCTTAATTTCCATGTTGTCACAATGCTTTCCTTTTTGGCTGTTCAACATATGCAGAGAATATGACCGCATTTGCAACATGGGAGCTAATTAACTGCAGCTTCTGTCTTTATTCTACCATTCAGTATATTATGAACATCTATATGTACACTATATATGTATGTCTATATGTATGtctatatgtatgtatgtgtgtaggcATATATATACATAGACACAGAAACCACTGTCAGTGCAAAACAGTTTCTTTGCACTTTCCCCCACATTTCTCAGTCTATTTACTCTGCACGTGACAGAGTgcagctcagacacagacagacacaggtagAAGATTATGATTATTTCAAGCACTGTATTTGTATACATTTATGAGACAGTCTGGTCCAGTCAGGCtttatgtgcgtgtgcatgcgatgtgtgtgcatgtgattcaTTAGATTCTAGAAGCTTCCTGGGAGAAAAGAGGTCCCAGTGTAGACACAGAAAGGGGAGAATCAGGCGTCTGTTTTGAGCAGGAGAGGATCTGGCCCTCAGGGTAAACGAAGCCGACAGCGCAGTGACTAACTGCCTGATTGGCTTGCTGATTTGAACAGATCTGCCTGGATACTTACACAATACACCTGAAATACACGTGACACGGCTTAATAACTGACAACTGGCGGAGTTCCCACTTTAACCCTCACAGCAGATCTAACACACAAAGGCAGCTCTACTGTTGTTTGCTGTACAGCAGGCTAGCATGTGGTCTATTTTGTATCTCATTCATAACGTTTCAGTCAGTGCCAACCTTTGGCCTTCAGGCATTACATTGTAACATCCAACTGGGCActctacaaacaaaaaaaattaccacAAATATCAAAGACCATCTGGTAAATAAGTATAAAGTGAACAGGTGAGGACCCAAACATATCAGCAAGGTGAGTTACACTGCTGGTATGATAACAAGACTCAACATTTCATGTTTGCTGTTTCTTacatcacatctttttttttttttttcttcccagcCAACCACTCTGTGTACGAACATGCCCTGCCTTCCTCATtatcatttccatttcaaaataGGGCTACAAAACACAGCTCAATGACATACTTGTCTCTTCAGCACAATAacactccctgtctctctctcccacacacacacacacacgcacgcatacaacaacaacactgccaGGAGCACAGAGTTCATGCACAAGTTGTAACCTCTTGCTATACAGAGCGGGATAAAAGATCAAGTGCTTGAACAAGACATGTTTTCTTATCTCACTCTGACCTCTGTCTGTGGAATAAATGTTTTAACCCAAAAACCAGAAAAGCTGTCAGAAAAGATCAGAcaaaaatttgttttctttttcaatacGTAATAACTGGTGCACAACAAAGCAGAGATAAGCTATCTGTCATTCATGTGACTGCAGCACAGCATAAATCATACTTCCTACTTCCATAGTTCAAAAATGTTGTTGACAGGTTAAACTGATGAACTGTCAGTTTCCTTTTATTAGACAACATCTAAGTTAGATGATCTTCCATCTGCCTTCCTAATAACCAGTAAGTCAACATTTTAGTTACCTGCGTGGACGAGTTCTGGGTGacatcatttcatttcctaGCACGTGGTAGCGCCTGGCCTCGTGGAGAAGCTGGTAGCACTCTGGAGCATTCTGGATGAGCTGGTCTCCCTCCACTGTCTGGACAAAGTAGTTAGGGTGCAGAAGGGGCAGGCGCACATGGTGCAGCAAGGCCTTCAGCATGGGCTTCCTGTGCTCCACAATGTGGTACACCCATCGCATCACTGCCTCAAACACCACCTCCTCCTTGCCGATGGACAGCTCATCGCTGCCAATGTACTCTTCCAGCTCTTCTTTACGCAGGTCGAGGAACTCCTCATGCTGAGCCACCTCTGAGAAGTTGGCCAGGGCGTAACTGCGGCAGCGGCTGGCGAGCTGCTTCAGGGCATGGGCATCTGCGAATCGCTGGATGCCCAGGCAGTTGCATGGGTCCAGCTGGTCCTCCAGGAATTTTGCACAGGCATCACGCAGTGTGGTGATCTGAAAGAGGCTGGAGGTCTCAAAGAGGAACTGGACATTCTCAGTGGTGATCTTGGCGCGACCTGTGTAAACATAGGTGAGGAAGGAGTCCATCGCCTCGGCCAGGATGCCATTGATCTCCACCAGCATCTCGCGGCTCTCACGGTGATCGTTGCAGAACATGGCTCTGAAATAGGAGGAGCATGCGGAGAGCACAGCGCGATGACAGGGGAACTCGCGGCCCTGCACGCTGATGACCACATCTGTGAACAGACGGCAGTCACGAAACTCATTGAACACCTGCAGGATGCCCTCTGAGTGGGATGAGCCAGAGCAGAAGTCCAAGACATCCTGGCTGGCTAATGTTTTGGAGTCAACCTCAAACACCTTAGGAAACAACAACATGTGTAAAGATTTGTAAAGTTTGTGACTtaaataaattgaaataaaagctgtgagacagaaaatatagaaaatgtcTGTTCCTTTGACACCACCTTGCGTTTGACAGCTGGTGAGTCTCTGATCCCAGAGTCCTCCCTGTTCAACCTCCTGCCCAGAATCAACACCATGGCTGCCACCTTCAATGTAGAGTTTCTCTTATCCTGAGGATAGAGAGCAGGTAGTGCAGTACTATtacaaaaaacatgtttccatAAGATGTTACTACATACTATTATCATGGCGTCCTTTCAGATGTGGTAGGAGGGGATAGCAAATACAAGGTCTCCAAAGAGAAACCTAATTAGATCCAAAGATACAAATTGAGAACATTCATTGCATGAATACAAAGCTCTCACAGAGCAAAGCCACAAAACATGTGTACAGAAGTTGGAGAAAACATGTGAGCCCCACAAACTGAAGCCTATGGGGGATTGCAAAAATGTCTACGAAAAGTAGTTCCAAGAAATGGAATCTCATTTGCACACAAATCAACGTGACACTTCT includes:
- the klhl24a gene encoding kelch-like protein 24a, translated to MVLILGRRLNREDSGIRDSPAVKRKVFEVDSKTLASQDVLDFCSGSSHSEGILQVFNEFRDCRLFTDVVISVQGREFPCHRAVLSACSSYFRAMFCNDHRESREMLVEINGILAEAMDSFLTYVYTGRAKITTENVQFLFETSSLFQITTLRDACAKFLEDQLDPCNCLGIQRFADAHALKQLASRCRSYALANFSEVAQHEEFLDLRKEELEEYIGSDELSIGKEEVVFEAVMRWVYHIVEHRKPMLKALLHHVRLPLLHPNYFVQTVEGDQLIQNAPECYQLLHEARRYHVLGNEMMSPRTRPRRSTGYSEVIVVVGGCERVGGFNLPYTECYDPVTGEWKSLAKLPEFTKSEYAVCALRNDILVSGGRINSRDVWMYNSQLNLWIRVASLNKGRWRHKMGVLLGKVYAVGGYDGQSRLSSVECYDSFSNRWTEVAPMKEAVSSPAVASCAGKLFVIGGGPDDETCSDKVQCYDPETDSWLLRANIPIAKRCITAVSLNNLIYVCGGLTKSIFCYDPAEDYWIHVVHTFNKQESCGMSVCNGKIFILGGRGENGEATDTILCYDPSTGIITGVAAMPRPISYHGCVTIHRYNDKYHRP